One part of the Bacteroidia bacterium genome encodes these proteins:
- a CDS encoding YggS family pyridoxal phosphate-dependent enzyme: MQIAENLKDIQQKIKKAALDAGRKGDSVKLIAVSKTKPMELIHAAYAEGQLDFGENRVQELREKHPELPEARWHMIGTLQRNKVKYIAPFIHLIHSVDSRRLLEEIEKQAAKNERTISCLLQLNISDEDAKSGMDEAEAKGILEDIDQFPHIHIKGLMGMAAFVSDEGTIRNQFRRLRMAADTFGNLTHNRIDMEELSMGMSGDFEIAIEEGATMVRVGSAVFGSRYYP, encoded by the coding sequence GCAAATAGCAGAAAATCTGAAAGACATTCAGCAAAAGATAAAAAAGGCCGCATTAGATGCCGGCAGAAAGGGAGATAGTGTAAAACTTATAGCGGTTTCCAAAACCAAGCCGATGGAGTTGATTCATGCGGCATATGCAGAAGGGCAATTGGACTTTGGAGAAAATCGGGTGCAGGAATTGAGAGAGAAACATCCGGAACTGCCGGAGGCTCGCTGGCACATGATTGGGACTTTGCAAAGAAATAAAGTGAAGTACATCGCTCCTTTTATTCACCTTATCCATTCCGTCGATTCAAGGAGACTATTAGAAGAGATAGAAAAACAGGCAGCAAAAAATGAACGGACGATCTCTTGTCTGCTTCAGCTGAATATTTCGGATGAGGATGCGAAATCAGGAATGGATGAAGCTGAAGCAAAAGGCATTCTGGAGGACATCGATCAATTTCCACACATTCATATCAAAGGCCTCATGGGTATGGCTGCCTTTGTCTCAGATGAAGGAACCATCCGCAATCAATTTAGACGATTACGGATGGCTGCTGATACATTCGGAAATTTAACTCATAACCGCATCGATATGGAGGAACTCTCTATGGGCATGTCCGGAGACTTTGAAATTGCCATAGAAGAGGGCGCTACCATGGTGCGGGTAGGGAGTGCTGTGTTTGGTTCTCGATATTACCCCTGA
- a CDS encoding rhomboid family intramembrane serine protease: MELGVDQISLLIIVANLIVTYKGESDPSFKKQYLFNVEAILVRKEYIRMLSSGFLHGGWFHFLINMYCLYTFSGLFHYVGFPAWYYLVIYFGSLIGGNALSLFIHRNNGSYSALGASGAVSGVVFANIALQPYGQFYLFFIIPMVSWLAGILFVAYSIYGIKAKNDNIGHDAHLGGAIIGLLLMLLYVPGLFAKYPIIISALLFPAMIFLYLIVTRPEMLLIPGYWKKEASKVSSNFTVKKGGKKSSSKFASVEDEINHLLDKGYENLSPTEKKRLEQLSRRTDE, encoded by the coding sequence ATGGAACTGGGAGTAGATCAAATTAGCCTGCTGATAATCGTCGCTAATCTTATTGTAACCTATAAAGGAGAAAGCGACCCTTCTTTTAAAAAGCAGTACCTCTTCAATGTAGAAGCCATTCTCGTACGGAAAGAATACATCCGTATGCTGAGTTCGGGTTTCCTGCATGGCGGCTGGTTTCACTTCCTGATCAATATGTACTGTCTCTATACCTTTTCGGGCCTCTTTCATTATGTTGGTTTCCCGGCCTGGTATTATCTGGTGATCTATTTTGGGAGTTTGATCGGGGGAAATGCGCTTTCCCTTTTCATCCACAGAAATAATGGCAGTTATAGTGCTCTGGGTGCCTCGGGAGCCGTGAGTGGAGTTGTATTCGCCAATATCGCTTTACAGCCATACGGGCAATTCTATCTCTTTTTCATTATCCCTATGGTGAGTTGGCTGGCAGGTATTCTCTTTGTAGCCTATTCTATTTATGGGATAAAGGCCAAAAATGATAATATCGGCCATGATGCGCATTTGGGGGGAGCTATCATTGGCCTCTTACTAATGTTGCTATATGTACCCGGCCTATTTGCGAAATATCCCATTATCATTTCCGCGCTCTTGTTCCCTGCCATGATCTTCCTCTATTTGATTGTAACCCGTCCGGAGATGCTTTTGATTCCCGGCTATTGGAAGAAGGAGGCCTCAAAGGTGAGTAGCAATTTTACCGTTAAAAAGGGAGGTAAAAAATCTTCCTCTAAATTTGCCAGCGTGGAAGATGAAATCAATCATTTGCTGGATAAAGGTTATGAAAACTTAAGCCCCACAGAGAAAAAACGACTCGAACAATTATCGCGCAGAACAGATGAATAA
- a CDS encoding HAD family phosphatase yields the protein MSGIKHLIFDCDGVLIDSEYVAVQVMLKMLAPFGYQSSFQAFSSQFTGMLDTEILKYLNEQEGLPFPPNFYQKIEAERDRVFAEELKPVAGMPELVKSISFPKSVVSNSHVAHVQMSLDICGIRPLFEERIYSSEHVPKPKPHPDVYLHALQSLSLSPDEVLVVEDSLTGVQAAKGAGCKVIGFAGASHISDGHSNKLGELGVETTADNPEALSQILSSYLVL from the coding sequence ATGTCTGGAATAAAGCATTTGATTTTCGATTGTGACGGAGTCCTCATTGACAGCGAATATGTAGCCGTACAGGTCATGCTGAAAATGCTGGCACCCTTCGGCTATCAAAGCAGTTTTCAAGCCTTTTCCAGCCAGTTTACAGGCATGTTGGATACGGAGATTCTCAAGTATTTAAATGAGCAGGAAGGCCTGCCTTTTCCCCCAAATTTTTACCAGAAAATTGAGGCAGAAAGAGATCGGGTTTTTGCTGAGGAATTGAAACCGGTAGCAGGAATGCCTGAACTTGTCAAAAGTATCTCCTTCCCCAAATCAGTGGTCTCAAATAGTCACGTAGCACATGTACAGATGTCTCTGGATATTTGCGGAATCAGGCCTCTTTTTGAAGAGAGAATCTATTCTTCTGAGCATGTACCCAAACCCAAGCCGCATCCGGATGTATATTTGCATGCCCTCCAATCACTTTCTCTGTCCCCAGATGAAGTGCTAGTCGTAGAAGATAGCCTCACTGGTGTTCAGGCAGCAAAAGGAGCGGGTTGCAAAGTCATAGGTTTTGCAGGAGCCAGTCATATATCAGATGGACACAGTAATAAATTGGGGGAACTAGGGGTTGAGACAACTGCTGACAATCCAGAAGCACTTTCCCAAATCCTTTCTTCCTACCTAGTTCTCTAA
- a CDS encoding IS110 family transposase — MDNNVYGIDIAKKSFEVVCLNDSGKSWVKSYSNTASGHCKFIEVLSQGDLCVMEASGPYYLSLAFSLHQHGIKLSVVNPLVIRRYSQMQLRRTKTDQQDARLIAQYGRDHRSFIKPWQPPAAIFLRLQQFLTSINLFQKQLQMLRNQFEAMDQVPIVDPLVRSQQLYLIEQLQASIKRLEQQMLSLSKEHCSQSYQSLMSIPGIGPKTACLLICITHDFSRFESAKQLVAYLGLCPRIFTSGSSVKGKERIVKMGQALARKYLYMGAFSAMKVNPLCQSMVENMKQKGKHHKVIRVAVAHKLLRQAFAVAKNRTQFNPNFI, encoded by the coding sequence ATGGATAATAACGTATATGGAATCGACATTGCCAAAAAAAGCTTTGAAGTAGTCTGTCTTAATGATAGTGGGAAAAGCTGGGTAAAAAGCTATTCCAATACTGCTTCGGGCCATTGTAAATTTATCGAAGTCCTCTCTCAAGGAGATCTCTGTGTCATGGAAGCAAGTGGTCCCTATTATTTATCCCTGGCCTTTAGTTTACATCAGCATGGGATTAAACTAAGTGTAGTTAATCCCCTGGTCATTCGCCGCTACAGTCAGATGCAATTAAGGCGAACCAAGACCGATCAGCAAGACGCGCGCTTAATTGCTCAATATGGACGGGATCACCGAAGCTTTATTAAGCCCTGGCAGCCTCCAGCGGCTATTTTTCTCCGCTTACAGCAGTTTTTGACTAGCATTAACCTATTTCAAAAACAGCTCCAGATGCTTCGTAATCAGTTCGAGGCTATGGATCAAGTTCCCATAGTGGATCCTTTGGTAAGAAGTCAGCAGCTTTATCTGATTGAACAACTACAAGCTTCGATCAAGCGGCTGGAGCAACAGATGCTCAGCCTTAGTAAAGAGCATTGTTCACAAAGCTATCAGTCGCTTATGAGCATCCCAGGTATAGGACCTAAGACCGCTTGTTTGTTGATCTGTATTACCCATGACTTTAGCCGATTTGAGTCTGCCAAACAATTGGTCGCTTATTTGGGATTATGTCCTCGTATTTTCACATCGGGTAGCTCTGTAAAGGGAAAAGAGAGGATCGTAAAAATGGGGCAGGCCTTGGCAAGAAAGTATCTCTATATGGGAGCCTTTTCCGCGATGAAAGTAAATCCTCTTTGTCAATCTATGGTAGAAAATATGAAACAAAAGGGTAAACATCATAAAGTCATTAGAGTCGCCGTTGCTCATAAACTCTTAAGGCAGGCTTTTGCTGTAGCTAAAAATAGAACTCAATTTAATCCCAATTTTATTTGA
- a CDS encoding alpha/beta hydrolase, giving the protein MKHSILLLIPFLFFSCKAEKDSVPDFPKKHVILEEAELKGQSNSRKLFPVEQWAEDEAYAEHTDRKAWQMTYDLFLPENEDKEKSLIVFLHPGAFLTGSKNDALIQRLCKDFAGRGYATLAANYRLADYQGGLGDLLNQLMKPGKLAKNQIYRSLQDAHSLLAYCEANAEVWGVDPDRIYLAGYSAGAILALNYAYIDEREAFDFFKHDPLDCLDCLPYKGQSEEDLSRGKIRGLIAIAGGIFELDHIEEKDQIPTLLIHGNEDDMVPYHQGIPFDKYKREQEYEFQDTKINIPESLSRFVIRHFSLPVYGSEEIYERKIKNVRLVEIEEKAHEFSSSGAEYEFLFGEIHSFLKKTN; this is encoded by the coding sequence ATGAAGCATTCCATCCTTTTATTGATTCCTTTTCTCTTCTTTTCCTGTAAAGCAGAAAAAGATTCTGTTCCTGATTTTCCCAAAAAGCATGTCATTCTGGAGGAAGCCGAACTAAAAGGCCAATCCAATAGCCGCAAGCTGTTTCCTGTAGAACAATGGGCAGAAGATGAAGCCTATGCCGAGCATACAGATCGAAAGGCATGGCAAATGACCTATGATCTTTTTTTGCCGGAAAATGAGGATAAAGAAAAGTCCCTGATCGTATTTCTTCATCCCGGAGCTTTTCTGACCGGAAGCAAGAATGATGCTCTGATTCAGCGTTTGTGCAAGGACTTTGCGGGAAGAGGTTATGCGACCCTGGCGGCCAATTATCGACTTGCTGATTATCAGGGAGGTTTGGGAGATTTGCTGAATCAATTGATGAAGCCGGGCAAACTTGCCAAAAATCAGATCTACCGCAGTTTGCAGGATGCACATAGTTTGCTCGCCTATTGTGAAGCAAATGCCGAAGTATGGGGTGTAGATCCGGATCGCATTTATTTAGCGGGCTATAGTGCAGGAGCCATACTAGCTTTGAATTATGCCTACATCGATGAACGAGAAGCCTTTGACTTCTTCAAGCATGATCCGCTGGACTGCCTGGATTGCTTGCCTTACAAGGGCCAATCAGAAGAAGATCTCAGCCGAGGAAAAATCCGGGGCTTGATAGCCATTGCGGGAGGAATATTCGAGCTGGATCATATTGAGGAAAAAGATCAAATCCCGACTTTGCTCATTCATGGAAATGAGGATGATATGGTTCCTTATCATCAAGGCATTCCTTTTGACAAATACAAAAGAGAACAGGAATATGAATTTCAAGACACAAAAATCAATATTCCGGAAAGCCTGAGCCGATTTGTGATCCGGCATTTCTCATTACCGGTATATGGTTCGGAAGAAATTTATGAGCGGAAAATAAAAAATGTGCGATTGGTGGAAATCGAGGAAAAAGCTCACGAATTTTCCAGCAGCGGAGCAGAATATGAATTCCTTTTCGGAGAAATACATTCCTTCCTGAAAAAGACGAATTAG
- a CDS encoding ATP-binding cassette domain-containing protein gives MITVSNLSLRFGKRALFEEANLKFTPGNCYGVIGANGAGKSTFLKILSGEIDSTTGHVSIDPNARMSVLKQDHFAYDEHPVLQTVIMGDEKLWKVKSEMDAIYAKPDFSEEDGIKAGELGAEFEDMDGWNAESDAAELLSNLGITEDLHYMQMADLTGNQKVRVLLAQALFGNPDILLLDEPTNDLDVETIAWLEDFLADFKNTVIVVSHDRHFLDAVCTHVTDIDFGKIQQFTGNYSFWYQSSQLALRQRADKNKKLEDKRKELQDFIARFSANASKSKQATARKKMLQKLTLEDIQPSKRKYPAIMFKQERQAGDQILNLDGLTAEIDGRVLFRDITFDMQRGDKIALLSRDSLAITTLFEILNGEKEAVSGSFKWGQTITHAYLPNENEHFFTKNLNLIEWIQQFTDNQEEEFARGFLGQMLFSGEESLKKATVLSGGERVRCMIARMMMSQPNFLMLNEPTNHLDLEAITAFNNELIKYPGSLLLYSSDHEFMQTSATRVIEITPNGVLDKMMSYDDYILSEDIKAQREAMYEGVKA, from the coding sequence ATGATTACAGTATCCAATCTTTCTCTCCGTTTTGGAAAGCGGGCCTTGTTTGAAGAAGCCAATCTAAAATTCACGCCCGGAAATTGCTATGGAGTAATTGGAGCCAATGGAGCCGGTAAATCTACCTTCCTGAAAATCCTTTCAGGCGAAATAGATTCTACCACCGGCCATGTATCCATTGATCCCAATGCGCGCATGTCTGTATTGAAACAGGATCACTTTGCATACGATGAGCATCCCGTATTGCAAACCGTGATCATGGGTGATGAAAAACTGTGGAAGGTAAAAAGCGAAATGGATGCCATTTACGCCAAGCCGGACTTCAGCGAAGAAGATGGGATCAAAGCAGGTGAGCTGGGAGCAGAGTTTGAAGATATGGATGGATGGAATGCCGAAAGCGATGCTGCCGAACTCCTTTCCAATCTGGGAATCACCGAGGATCTGCATTACATGCAAATGGCAGATTTGACCGGTAACCAAAAAGTACGGGTCCTGCTGGCTCAGGCTTTATTTGGAAATCCAGATATCCTCCTACTTGATGAGCCTACCAACGACCTTGATGTCGAAACCATTGCCTGGTTGGAGGACTTCCTGGCAGACTTCAAAAATACTGTGATCGTGGTATCTCACGACAGGCACTTTTTGGATGCGGTTTGTACGCATGTTACCGATATTGATTTCGGAAAAATTCAGCAGTTTACGGGTAACTATTCTTTCTGGTACCAATCCAGTCAGTTGGCCCTGAGACAAAGAGCTGATAAGAATAAAAAACTGGAAGATAAGCGGAAAGAACTTCAGGATTTCATCGCACGTTTCAGCGCCAATGCTTCAAAATCCAAGCAAGCAACTGCGCGTAAGAAGATGTTGCAAAAGCTTACCCTTGAAGATATTCAGCCTTCTAAAAGAAAATATCCTGCGATCATGTTTAAGCAGGAACGTCAGGCAGGGGATCAAATCCTCAACCTTGATGGTTTGACTGCAGAGATAGATGGGAGAGTCCTGTTTAGAGATATCACCTTTGATATGCAAAGAGGGGATAAAATCGCCCTCTTATCCAGAGATTCTTTGGCTATCACCACCTTATTTGAAATCCTTAATGGAGAAAAGGAAGCAGTTAGTGGAAGCTTCAAGTGGGGACAAACCATCACACATGCCTACCTCCCTAATGAAAATGAGCATTTCTTCACCAAAAACCTTAACCTGATTGAGTGGATTCAGCAATTCACCGATAACCAGGAAGAAGAATTTGCCCGCGGATTTTTGGGACAAATGCTTTTCTCAGGAGAAGAATCCCTCAAAAAAGCTACCGTCCTTTCCGGAGGGGAAAGAGTACGTTGTATGATCGCACGCATGATGATGTCTCAACCCAACTTCCTCATGCTCAACGAACCGACCAACCACCTCGACCTGGAGGCCATTACCGCCTTCAACAATGAGTTGATCAAATATCCCGGATCTCTACTCCTCTACTCTTCTGACCACGAGTTCATGCAGACTTCTGCTACTCGGGTAATCGAAATCACTCCAAATGGAGTTCTCGATAAAATGATGAGCTATGATGACTATATCCTCAGTGAGGATATCAAAGCTCAGAGAGAGGCAATGTATGAGGGAGTGAAAGCATAA